The Dermacentor andersoni chromosome 1, qqDerAnde1_hic_scaffold, whole genome shotgun sequence genomic interval CCACGAAAAAGGGTATAAAAGGACGAAAGAGACCATGCACATGGAGTCCTTCCTCTGGCTGGGAGCCGACCAGTGACTTGGCTGATTCCTGACCGTTTGCTCTCGTGCATGAGTGATAACTGTGTCTTGGCATAGGCCTGGCCTCTTGCTCGCTTCTGCTCGTGCCGCcatggttgacgcctgcgacgcTTACCTGCTGTCCTTGTTGATGTGAAAGTTTCGAGCCCCTGTACTATGTAGTTGTGCTCTGCTCATGCAGTCTAGCTTTCGGGCCGCCATCGTTATCTTGAATTCACAATACTTCAAACCTATTCGCACCAGTATTTAATTCAAGAAGCATACTTGTGTACAAACACGCAACAGCAATTTATTTGATAGACGTACTCACCGTTTTTGCTAAATTTGATCTCACTCGCATGCTAATATCCCAGGGAAAAAATTTGTCACCAAGTGGTGCCTGCTTGAAAACAAATGGGTAAAGTTTTATAGCAGATCTTATAACACAAAGAAAAGTTTAATTCCACAATGGCGGCACTCCAATTGGTCATGCCAAACTACAATGATCTCTTATTTGAAGACTTGAACATTGATTAAGATATTATATTTATTAAGCTTATTTCATGGCATTGCTCATCTATGTGATTTTCAATTAATAACAATTGGCATATCTTGTCCCATTAAAACCTCCTGGCATTTATGATCCCGTTAAAATCTGTTCATATTTATGGGGGAATGAATAACCAATTGACTAATGTGGATCTAAGCTATTGACTCTTTGGCTGCAAGTAAGTGCCAATAGGGCACACAGTGATGCCCAATCTGACCTAACACTAACTGGACCTACAGCGATATCCATTTGTAACGAGTTGGGCACAACAAGGTTTTGGCAACACACTAAGGTCCATTTATGTCCCGTCGAAAAACACAATAAGACTtagtctttcctttttctttttttttggggggggggggtaggggggggtaTATGTGTCTCAGCAGCTTTTGTCAAATGTCAACTGCACTGCAGTAGCAGTTGAAAATCGAACTGATAAGGAAAGACCAGGTGTTCGTAGAGCCGCATCTAGCCGCATAGCTACATCTAGCCGCAAGTGGCAGAGTAAAGTCGCTTTGCAGGCAAGGTGATTGAGTGAAGCGTCAAGAAGTGCAGCAGAGCTGAGACTAAAAAACTGAAGTGCAGCTCCAGGTGGGGCATAGGGTTGGTAATATCAATGATATTGATGAACAATTAATCGATTTATTGGTTAACAGTATCCCACAAAACAATTATCATCAGTGTCCACCTTTCATTTCATTGACTTAATCGATTGGGCACGTTCGATTAATCATTTTCTAGAGTTTAATAGGAGTGGTGCGAAAAATTTTGAGATCGTACTAGAATGGCGGAGCACGAGCACTGACTGCGGCTGCGATAGATCGTTTGTTGACTGTTCTTCTGAGTCCCAACGGATGCTGAGCCGAGTGCTTCCCCTCTCTTCCTCCACGCGCCACCACGCTGCTCGGAGCCGAAGGCTTGAAATATCCTTGCAATTCATGGCATACTATAGAAATCCAGTCGTTGATCTCGTTTCACTCCCAGTCCACTAAAGACGTGGCACAGCATTTGTGCCAGTTTGGAGCATGTATTTCACATAGCGATGGAGTTCATGTTGATTCTAGCGAATCTGTAGCTTTGGAGCGTCTATTCTTGCATGCTAgttgtgtggccattcaaagaaggtgtcTGTTTTACCCAAGCAtcccagccaattgacattccttTGCTCTGAAGGAAAGAGCATGTGGCTTAATATCCTAAACTggtaattttcttttcccctgtgcatattgcaatttcttgcatattttagTTGTACTTCACCTTTAACTTTCaccatttttttgtttgtttgttgtaatattgtaaagaaaggaaaacgcaGGAACGCCTGTGAACATCTTATTGCGCCTTTGTACGATTAAAATCAATTAAAGGCTAAAACGATGAATGATTAATTTTTAatcgaataaaaaaattaattgaccATCCCTAGTGGGGTAGGTAGTGCACTTGAACTACTACATATATCTTGTGCTGGCCAGACAGTGGCCACACATTCACTGAAGCTACAGGCAGCAGCCTCACAGGCTCCGCAGTGACATTATAAATCACAAGACACATTGGTTTGTTTCATTGCTCGCCTGTGATTACTGCATACAGCCTTTCCAGTTGGTGCTTGGACTTCGGTGTCTGTGTGCTCACACTCACTCAGCACTTCTGCATTTAGCTGTTGCTGTGCTCAGTCATGCAGGGAAGATGCAGTTGTACCTTTAGCAAGATGTAGGCATTCACATGCCATGGCACAATCACCCAGATCCTCTTTCTTAGCTTGCTAAGCCACGTGTTGTGGTGTCATGTGTTGGCTGTCAGCAGCAAGAGCTTAGCACAGGTTTCCTAGATGCTATTTCAGTGCACTCCATTTTGTCTCTAACTTTCAGTGTACTTTTCTAGAAGAGTGATATTAGCTTTATTGATGATGAAGCGCCGCTGTGCTCCAGATCCAGCTTATGCACAAGGAAATAAAACTGCAGTTGTCTTTCTCCTTGATACTTTTCTTGCCTTTCAAGTTGTGTGTCCATTGAACAGCTGAGGAATTGTCTGTCATTTTGGTTTGTCTTGCTGTTTGGAAATCACTTGATTTTCGGGAGTGCACATGTTGAAAGTTTTAACCTAATCTTGCAACATTGCCTTGCAGAGCCTTTTAGAAGGTGAAGGTGGCCTTCCCATAGTCTGTGTGGGATCAATTTTCAAAAGCTGGGACCTCTTGCAGAAAGGTAAGCTGTAACCTAGCGAGAGTTAGCTTTTACTTACTGAGGCTCGGTTCACATTTAGCAGTGCTGTGATGGCAGTAACTGAGCCATTAAATCTTGGAAGAAGCTTGAAAGgcagcaaactaaaaaaaaaaggtattgttACAAAGAGATCTAGTGGAAATGGGGTTTATTTATGCTATGTACAAGGAGGCTAAAAGTggggcagcaacaacaaaaatggCGGACGGTAGACCTCACTTCGTCCTCTTGTCCACTTGAGCATCTTCTATATCCGCAGGGTAACTGGCTCATAACACTACCCTCCGGCAGCGAAAGCACATACTTGGTACAGGTGAACAAAGACTGCATGCGAAAACTAGCACACAAGGTATTAAGGGGTGTCCGGGGCACGATACAGCTTGAGACTGGCAACGTGTACTATGTCCGTGTAGGGATGAGCAGTTGATGATGAAGGCAACAGTAgtgtggtgttgaccgaaggtggaagtcagactccagccgtcccgaagtaaaaagccattttatttaacatatacaaccaatatatataatgaagaacagaagcgccccctggggaataaagaactgaaatgaataacgaaactgaatataacatactccctcccttatttCTAGTGgttagttgttagtaagtattagtaaggaaaaccccaaagcatgcacactgtacttatttacacatatATACAACCTATGTACACAATGTCAGACCGCCAACTAATTGGTCTGATAGTCTTGGAGCCAGGCTggtggccggcgctctcgggtcggccgcgttggacgtcgcactggcgacgggctcGTTGACTGCTGCTGCGGTATGCCAGGAGACAGTGCCTGCGCCCTGGGAGAAGGAGGCTGTAGCACGGCAGACTGCAGCACATCGGGAGACAGCGGTTGCGGTGTGGCAGGCTGTAgtgcctcaggagaccgcggctgcggcgtggcaggctgcagcgcctcaggagaccgcggctgcggcgtggcaggttgcagTGCATCAGGAAGCTGCGACGTGGTGGGCTGCAGCgcatcaggagaccgcggctgcggcgtggcaggtgggcctggttcccaggtgcccctctccggaaccctggaaagcttggaggcattccacgtacggccgtctccaagtcggaaagaggctggtcccctcctcttgatcacctcagttggtgaagaaaaggcgcagtctcccttgaaccGAACGGTCGGTTTTTTGATGCGGACAAAATCGCCTACGACTATCTTAGTCTTCTTGGCGGCTctccttttgtccgtgtagtgcttgctgctttgctgctgatgcctaaccctttgacgaagtcgcgccaactccttggctggGTCTTCAGCAAATGCTGGTGCTGAGAAACCCACGACATCCAGCCTGGTTCAgggcattctaccatgcagcagGACTGCTGGGGCGACCCCGGTGGTGGCGTgcggagtacagcggtaaatggcaaggtattctgtgacagcttgccggagtggtcgtctttcgaggagtgatacttgaatgaagtttttctgtgtgcgattgaaacgttctatttgcccattggcttgggggtagtataccgaagaatgtgaaagactgatgcctctgttTTGCAGGAAAGTGATGAATtcacgcgaagtgaactgaggtccattgtcacaaacgatctcttccgggttgccttcacgggcaaaaacacttgttaaaaagtctttcacggtgctcgtggacacttcgctgcaaaaatacacctctggccatttagaatggtagtcaacaagcgttacagcaaatctgctgttgtaagctgcatgctccaaaggaccaacaatgtctaggccaagcttttgccacggtcactcaggccattcaacaggttgcaacggtgctggtgatgttttggcggacttatctgcctccaggcagatatggcagttttttactgccgtttccacttgcttatccattcgtggccaccagaaccgctcacgcagtcACGCCTTCATGCGCGTGATACCCGGATGTGTCTCGTGCGCGGTGCCGATGATCTGAGCCGTGAGggaggacggaacaacgaggcgTTCTCCACGCAGAAACAGGTtatcgacaacagaaagttcttcccgaatggcgtagaatggtttcgcctcttctggtatggacttctttggcggccaggaactcagcacgaatgacttgacggtttccaggcaactgtcgtcgagggcggcctgcctgaacttctccttagtcacgcaggctggctcaatgaacgagacaatttcttcctccttagcaatctctgcctccgaggtaggtgctggtagccgagaaagtgcatcagCTACAGTGTTCGTGGATCccttgcggtattcaacagtgaaattgtagcaaagcagtcgtgcactccagcgtgcgattaggagtgggcgtcttccatgtccttgtgacgacagcaaggacaccagtgcctggtggtctgttcgaattgtgaaatggcgaccccacaggtacgtgtgccatcgctcacacgcccaaatgcacgcaagagcttctcgttcaccgactgaatattttctctctgcaggcgacagtgtacgagatgcgaaagcgactgtgcggagctcgtggccactttgttgctgcaggactgctcccagcccacagtcggacgcgtcGGTCGACACAATGACTGGCAATGACTgatcgaacatctggaggactgtactcgacaaaagcatttccttgaccctccagaaactgctgtctgcttcggcagaccagatgaatggctcatttttgcgaagtaagactctcataggctcaaccacttgtgccaagtgtggaacaaacttggagtagtattctACGAGACCAAGGAATGAATGAAGAGTGGCcacatcagttggcactggtgtgttaactatggagtctactttctctggaagtggcgagataccacgtgcagtgaccttgtgccctagaaaggcaagttctggaacgtcgaaaaggcattTGTTGTTCAGTTTCAAACCTGcattcttgatcttttgcagcacggtcttcaagtttgaaaggtgttcttctgcggtcttgccaaaaatgatgacatcatcaatgtagaacaacacgccagggcagtggtcaaggattttcgccatcatcttctgaaatgccgctggggcagaaaccaacccaaagcaaactcttttaaaacggaaaaggccatcatgagtgatgaaagctgtcagatccctgctgtcagggtgcaagagaacctgatggtaagcggaagccaagtcaagtttggagaagtgtgtagcgcctaccaaagcgtgaagcagctcctctgtgtggggcaatgggaaactgtctggaacaatagctttgttcggTTCTCGAAGGTCTACGCATatcctgatgctaccatctttcttgttaacaacaacaatgggggacacccattcagaagcatcgatccgctcgatgatgtcgaggctcagcaacctctgaagctcatttgatactggtgaccggagagaatacggcagacggcgaagcttcgaagttacaggctgcacgccttgccgtgtcttgatgcgatgcgtgaaccccttagcaagacccaacactggactgaaaagtgaaccaaactcatgtgctaaggctggcggaagagctttgtTATGGGGCTGCGTGCTTGACGGTGTGGAAATAGAACAGGATAGCGGGTCAACAACAGTCGGCTGCGGAGCAATGGACGTGTATAAGcacttgagagcagaaccctcaatgcgaagatccaaggctttaatgccgtcaagaccgatcagacaagttcctcggtgaacaacataaaaacgtagcgaCGCTGTGTGCGTGCGGCCTTTAAACcgaacgtctgcctggaaacaacctagcactggaatcggccgttgagagtagtccaacagactaacatgcggagcaggcaggagTGGAACGCTCTGAAAATATTGACCGAATTCTTGCTccgacaggattgaaacagacgactctgaatcaacaaggaatgtcaaagtgacattcgtgacttgcacttgaatatgaattccgctacgcgcggaaatttgcacagtcaaaacttcctcagcactgctggatgacgaaacatcttcatgaaattcaacttcacggactcggccttgcatttgggttagcttgcggttgcataccctttgaaagtggcccttgCGACCGCAAAATGAACAAATCTTGCCATGCGCTGGGCACTGCGGCGCTGACGCGATGTGGTCCCGCGAGCcgcatcggaaacaatgtggcgaaCCGGAGCGACTACTCTGTTCTCGGTTCCGCTCAGGGGGACGGTTCcgctgcggcgcacgtgagccgcccgcgctcctcgttaaattctgctcTAAGGTGGCTGCCGGTTgtgaattcctttttttcgaaGAATGCGAGGATGGTTTTCGATGCTGCTgcaatgaaattgcttcgaccgaagcagaaagctcctttagctcttcagccgcctgctcaaactgaagtgcaattcgaacggaattctcgaatgaaagtgtggaaccctcgagcagtaaccgctcacgtacgcgagTGGAAGCTACGCCGGCAACGAATTGATCCCGCAGAGCATCATCTTGGGAGGCAAacgaacaatgtgacgctagctcccgtagagcggcaacaaagtcgtgaacggactcgcctgtatgttggctgcggcagtgaaagcgatgacgctcgatgataacgttgcgcgacgtcgaaaactgGTGCCGTAATGCGGCAAATGCAgagtcgtattcgtcaggaggggccacgatagacttgtcatcggcgcgtgctgcggcgctggtccctgcatgtagcgtctgataaatacgctggccctccgcccccaaacaatgcaaaagaatagccttgcgttgctccggcttgaatggggcggctccggatgccagcaagtacacgttgaacatctgctcccactgctcccatggcaatgagggacggcCAGGCGCCGGAAGGAaaaacggtggcggagcaagcccggtgaagctcatggtgggcggatacggacggcgcagcggggcTGGGGGTATGTTCACtgcatcctcgtcgccaatgtggtgttgaccgaaagtggaagtcagactccagccgtcccaaAGTAAAAAGCCGTTTTATTTAACgtatacaaccaatatatataatgaagaacagaagcgttccctggggaataaagaactgaaatgaataaaaaaactGAATATAACAAGTAGAGTGATTTCGTAAGTGACATCAGTCATGTCAGTCACCGC includes:
- the LOC129387976 gene encoding uncharacterized protein; translation: MSFTGLAPPPFFLPAPGRPSLPWEQWEQMFNVYLLASGAAPFKPEQRKAILLHCLGAEGQRIYQTLHAGTSAAARADDKSIVAPPDEYDSAFAALRHQFSTSRNVIIERHRFHCRSQHTGESVHDFVAALRELASHCSFASQDDALRDQFVAGVASTRVRERLLLEGSTLSFENSVRIALQFEQAAEELKELSASVEAISLQQHRKPSSHSSKKRNSQPAATLEQNLTRSAGGSRAPQRNRPPERNREQSSRSGSPHCFRCGSRDHIASAPQCPAHGKICSFCGRKGHFQRVCNRKLTQMQGRVREVEFHEDVSSSSSAEEVLTVQISARSGIHIQVQVTNVTLTFLVDSESSVSILSEQEFGQYFQSVPLLPAPHIIGTAHETHPGITRMKA